One segment of Solanum stenotomum isolate F172 chromosome 1, ASM1918654v1, whole genome shotgun sequence DNA contains the following:
- the LOC125852319 gene encoding uncharacterized protein LOC125852319 isoform X4, with protein sequence MYMAYGWPQVIPMESGLCPSSQQIVYLKVINRLLLVVSPTHLELWSSSQHRVRLGKYKRSLDSIQKEGENLRAVWSPDTKLIAVLTSSFYLHILKVQFTDRKIQIGGKQPTGLFLASITSLLNEQVPFANRNLTMSNVVCDNKHMIVGLSDGSLYNISWKGEFCGALDAFDLDVQSRDDSGVPKLASSLENGLASGGSLSFSKCSHHLSKNSAVIHLEFSLPLRLLVVLFSDGQLVLCSVSKKGLKQMESIKAEKKLGSGDAVCAAVASDQQLLAVGTRRGVVELYDIAESASLLRSVSLYDWGYSVEDTGAVSCVAWTPDNSAFAVGWKLRGLTVWSVSGCRLMSTIRQIGLSSASSPVVKRNQECKYEPMMNGTSLMNWDEYGYRLYAVEEGSSERIIAFSFGKCCLNRGVSGTTYVRQVIYGEDRLLVVQTEDTDELKLLHLSLPVSYISQNWPVQHVAASKDGMYLAAAGLHGLILYDIRLKKWRVFGDVTQEQKIQCRGLLWLGKIVVVCNYDDSSDGYELLFYPRYHLDQSSLLCRKPLLTKPMVMDVYQDYLLVTYRPFDVHIYHVKLSGELTPSSSPDLQLSTVRELSIMTAKSHPASMRFIPDQLPREGIAGNGGLSTSLDLSVREPTRCLIQRTNGELSLLDLDEGRERELTDSVELFWVTCGQSEEKASLIEEVSWLDYGHRGMQVWYPSPGADVFKQEDFLQLDPELDFDREVYPLGLLPNAGVVVGVSQRMSFSACTEFPCFEPSPQAQTILHCLLRHLLQRDKKEEALRLAQLSAEKPHFSHCLEWLLFTVFEADISGSKNQSVIPNHSTSSSLLDKTCDLIRNFPEYFDVVVSVARKTDGRHWADLFAAAGRSTELFEECFQRRWYRTAACYILVIAKLEGPAVSQYCALRLLQATLDESLYELAGELVRFLLRSGREYEPTTTDSEKLSPRFFGYFLFPSSQRRQTLESKGSFKEQSAHVASVKNILESHASYLMSGKELSKLVAFVKGTQFDLVEYLQRERYGSARLDNFASGFELIGQKLQMETLQSRLDAEFLLSHMCSVKFKEWIVVLATLLRRSEVLFDLFQHDLRLWKAYSITLKTHPSFVEYHDLLESLDEKLSSTSNSEET encoded by the exons atGTATATGGCATATGGATGGCCACAGGTCATTCCTATGGAATCAGGGCTATGCCCTTCTTCACAGCAAATTGTGTACCTCAAAGTCATTAATCGCTTATTGCTTGTCGTTTCTCCTACTCATCTTGAACTATGGTCCTCCTCACAG CATAGAGTGAGATTGGGCAAGTACAAGAGAAGCTTGGATTCAATTCAGAAGGAAGGCGAGAATTTGCGAGCTGTTTGGAGTCCTGATACCAAATTGATTGCAGTTCTT ACCTCTTCCTTCTACCTACACATTCTGAAGGTCCAATTTACCGATAGGAAAATACAAATTGGAGGCAAACAACCAACTGGTTTGTTTCTAGCAAGCATAACTTCGCTCTTGAATGAACAAGTGCCTTTTGCTAACAGGAACTTGACAAT GAGCAATGTAGTTTGTGACAACAAACATATGATAGTTGGGCTTTCTGATGGATCTCTGTATAATATATCCTGGAAGGGAGAG TTTTGTGGGGCCTTGGATgcctttgatcttgatgttcaGTCTCGTGATGACAGTGGGGTTCCTAAACTAGCAAGTTCTTTGGAAAATGGTCTTGCTTCTGGCGGGAGTTTATCCTTTTCTAAATGCAGTCATCATTTGTCGAAAAACTCTGCTGTGATCCATTTGGAGTTCTCCTTACCCTTAAGGTTGCTTGTTGTGCTATTTTCTGATGGACAACTGGTCTTATGTTCTGTGAGCAAAAAGGGTCTGAAGCAAATGGAGTCTATCAAAGCTGAAAAGAAACTGGGTTCTGGTGATGCTGTATGTGCTGCAGTTGCTTCAGATCAACAACTCCTTGCTGTTGGTACCAGAAGAGGTGTTGTTGAGTTGTATGACATTGCAGAATCTGCTTCGCTTCTGCGTTCTGTTTCTCTGTATGATTGGGG ATATTCAGTGGAGGACACTGGTGCTGTCAGTTGTGTTGCATGGACACCTGATAATTCAGCTTTTGCAGTTGGGTGGAAGTTAAGAGGGCTAACAGTTTGGTCTGTTTCTGGTTGTCGCTTGATGTCCACCATTCGTCAAATTGGCTTAAGTTCTGCATCTTCTCCAGTGGTCAAGCGAAATCAGGAATGTAAGTATGAACCTATGATGAACGGTACCTCATTGATGAACTGGGATGAATATGGATACAGGCTTTATGCTGTTGAGGAAGGATCTTCAGAGAGAATAATTGCATTCTCTTTTGGAAAGTGCTGTCTGAACAGAGGAGTCTCTGGGACTACTTATGTCCGACAAGTAATCTATGGTGAAGATCGGTTGCTTGTTGTGCAGACAGAAGATACTGATGAACTAAAACTCTTGCATCTTAGTCTACCA GTTTCCTACATCTCTCAGAATTGGCCAGTTCAACATGTGGCTGCTAGCAAGGATGGAATGTACTTAGCAGCTGCTGGCCTTCATGGACTGATCTTATATGACATAAGATTGAAAAAGTGGAGAGTTTTTGGAGATGTCACTCAGGAACAAAAGATCCAGTGCAGAGGCTTGTTATGGCTTGGGAAGATTGTTGTTGTCTGCAACTATGATGATTCTTCTGACGG GTATGAATTGCTTTTCTATCCCAGATATCACCTTGATCAGAGTTCACTTCTATGTCGGAAACCTTTGCTTACCAAACCGATGGTCATGGATGTTTACCAAGATTATCTTCTTGTCACTTACCGACCTTTCGATGTCCATATTTACCATGTGAAGTTATCTGGTGAACTAACGCCTTCGAGTTCTCCCGATTTGCAG CTTTCTACAGTACGAGAGCTATCAATCATGACTGCAAAGAGCCATCCTGCATCAATGCGTTTTATTCCTGATCAGCTCCCAAGAGAAGGCATTGCAGGAAATGGTGGTCTGTCAACTTCTTTGGATCTGTCAGTCCGAGAGCCTACCCG ATGCTTAATACAAAGGACAAATGGAGAGCTTTCACTTCTTGATTTGGATGAGGGGAGAGAAAGAGAACTTACAGACTCTGTAGAGTTGTTTTGGGTTACCTGTGGTCAGTCAGAGGAGAAAGCAAGCTTGATTGAGGAAGTCTCATGGTTAGACTATGGCCACCGTGGAATGCAG GTTTGGTATCCATCTCCTGGTGCTGATGTTTTTAAGCAAGAGGATTTTTTGCAG TTGGATCCGGAGCTGGATTTTGATCGTGAGGTTTATCCTCTTGGTTTGCTTCCAAACGCTGGAGTTGTAGTTGGCGTCTCCCAGAGAATGTCATTTTCCGCATGTACAGAGTTTCCATGTTTTGAGCCATCACCTCAAGCTCAGACTATTTTGCATTGCCTACTTCGACATCTTCTACAG AGGGATAAAAAGGAAGAAGCTCTAAGATTGGCACAATTATCAGCAGAGAAGCCACATTTTTCGCATTGTTTAGAGTGGCTCCTTTTTACTGTGTTTGAAGCCGACATTTCTGG GAGCAAGAATCAGAGTGTTATTCCCAATCATTCAACAAGTTCCTCACTTCTGGATAAGACATGTGATTTGATTAGAAATTTTCCGGAGTACTTTGACGTGGTCGTTAGTGTTGCAAGAAAGACTGATGGCCGGCATTGGGCAGATTTGTTTGCTGCTGCTGGGAGATCGACCGA GTTATTTGAGGAATGTTTCCAAAGGAGATGGTATCGAACTGCCGCTTGCTATATACTA GTAATTGCTAAGCTTGAAGGTCCAGCTGTAAGTCAGTATTGTGCATTGCGTTTGTTGCAG GCAACATTGGATGAGTCTTTATATGAACTAGCAGGGGAACTG GTGAGGTTTCTTCTCAGATCTGGACGGGAATATGAACCCACAACCACTGATTCTGAGAAGCTATCTCCTAGATTCTTTGGATATTTTCTGTTTCCTTCTAGTCAGCGGAGGCAAACTTTGGAGTCCAAAGG TTCATTTAAGGAGCAGAGTGCACATGTTGCTTCTGTTAAGAATATTTTAGAAAGTCATGCAAGCTATTTGATGTCTGGAAAAGAACTGTCAAAGCTCGTTGCATTTGTGAAGGGCACGCAGTTTGATCTTGTG GAATATTTGCAGCGAGAGAGATATGGAAGTGCTCGTTTGGACAATTTTGCTTCAGGCTTTGAACTTATTGGGCAGAAG
- the LOC125852319 gene encoding uncharacterized protein LOC125852319 isoform X5 has product MYMAYGWPQVIPMESGLCPSSQQIVYLKVINRLLLVVSPTHLELWSSSQHRVRLGKYKRSLDSIQKEGENLRAVWSPDTKLIAVLTSSFYLHILKVQFTDRKIQIGGKQPTGLFLASITSLLNEQVPFANRNLTMSNVVCDNKHMIVGLSDGSLYNISWKGEFCGALDAFDLDVQSRDDSGVPKLASSLENGLASGGSLSFSKCSHHLSKNSAVIHLEFSLPLRLLVVLFSDGQLVLCSVSKKGLKQMESIKAEKKLGSGDAVCAAVASDQQLLAVGTRRGVVELYDIAESASLLRSVSLYDWGYSVEDTGAVSCVAWTPDNSAFAVGWKLRGLTVWSVSGCRLMSTIRQIGLSSASSPVVKRNQECKYEPMMNGTSLMNWDEYGYRLYAVEEGSSERIIAFSFGKCCLNRGVSGTTYVRQVIYGEDRLLVVQTEDTDELKLLHLSLPVSYISQNWPVQHVAASKDGMYLAAAGLHGLILYDIRLKKWRVFGDVTQEQKIQCRGLLWLGKIVVVCNYDDSSDGYELLFYPRYHLDQSSLLCRKPLLTKPMVMDVYQDYLLVTYRPFDVHIYHVKLSGELTPSSSPDLQLSTVRELSIMTAKSHPASMRFIPDQLPREGIAGNGGLSTSLDLSVREPTRCLIQRTNGELSLLDLDEGRERELTDSVELFWVTCGQSEEKASLIEEVSWLDYGHRGMQVWYPSPGADVFKQEDFLQLDPELDFDREVYPLGLLPNAGVVVGVSQRMSFSACTEFPCFEPSPQAQTILHCLLRHLLQRDKKEEALRLAQLSAEKPHFSHCLEWLLFTVFEADISGSKNQSVIPNHSTSSSLLDKTCDLIRNFPEYFDVVVSVARKTDGRHWADLFAAAGRSTELFEECFQRRWYRTAACYILVIAKLEGPAVSQYCALRLLQAFQIL; this is encoded by the exons atGTATATGGCATATGGATGGCCACAGGTCATTCCTATGGAATCAGGGCTATGCCCTTCTTCACAGCAAATTGTGTACCTCAAAGTCATTAATCGCTTATTGCTTGTCGTTTCTCCTACTCATCTTGAACTATGGTCCTCCTCACAG CATAGAGTGAGATTGGGCAAGTACAAGAGAAGCTTGGATTCAATTCAGAAGGAAGGCGAGAATTTGCGAGCTGTTTGGAGTCCTGATACCAAATTGATTGCAGTTCTT ACCTCTTCCTTCTACCTACACATTCTGAAGGTCCAATTTACCGATAGGAAAATACAAATTGGAGGCAAACAACCAACTGGTTTGTTTCTAGCAAGCATAACTTCGCTCTTGAATGAACAAGTGCCTTTTGCTAACAGGAACTTGACAAT GAGCAATGTAGTTTGTGACAACAAACATATGATAGTTGGGCTTTCTGATGGATCTCTGTATAATATATCCTGGAAGGGAGAG TTTTGTGGGGCCTTGGATgcctttgatcttgatgttcaGTCTCGTGATGACAGTGGGGTTCCTAAACTAGCAAGTTCTTTGGAAAATGGTCTTGCTTCTGGCGGGAGTTTATCCTTTTCTAAATGCAGTCATCATTTGTCGAAAAACTCTGCTGTGATCCATTTGGAGTTCTCCTTACCCTTAAGGTTGCTTGTTGTGCTATTTTCTGATGGACAACTGGTCTTATGTTCTGTGAGCAAAAAGGGTCTGAAGCAAATGGAGTCTATCAAAGCTGAAAAGAAACTGGGTTCTGGTGATGCTGTATGTGCTGCAGTTGCTTCAGATCAACAACTCCTTGCTGTTGGTACCAGAAGAGGTGTTGTTGAGTTGTATGACATTGCAGAATCTGCTTCGCTTCTGCGTTCTGTTTCTCTGTATGATTGGGG ATATTCAGTGGAGGACACTGGTGCTGTCAGTTGTGTTGCATGGACACCTGATAATTCAGCTTTTGCAGTTGGGTGGAAGTTAAGAGGGCTAACAGTTTGGTCTGTTTCTGGTTGTCGCTTGATGTCCACCATTCGTCAAATTGGCTTAAGTTCTGCATCTTCTCCAGTGGTCAAGCGAAATCAGGAATGTAAGTATGAACCTATGATGAACGGTACCTCATTGATGAACTGGGATGAATATGGATACAGGCTTTATGCTGTTGAGGAAGGATCTTCAGAGAGAATAATTGCATTCTCTTTTGGAAAGTGCTGTCTGAACAGAGGAGTCTCTGGGACTACTTATGTCCGACAAGTAATCTATGGTGAAGATCGGTTGCTTGTTGTGCAGACAGAAGATACTGATGAACTAAAACTCTTGCATCTTAGTCTACCA GTTTCCTACATCTCTCAGAATTGGCCAGTTCAACATGTGGCTGCTAGCAAGGATGGAATGTACTTAGCAGCTGCTGGCCTTCATGGACTGATCTTATATGACATAAGATTGAAAAAGTGGAGAGTTTTTGGAGATGTCACTCAGGAACAAAAGATCCAGTGCAGAGGCTTGTTATGGCTTGGGAAGATTGTTGTTGTCTGCAACTATGATGATTCTTCTGACGG GTATGAATTGCTTTTCTATCCCAGATATCACCTTGATCAGAGTTCACTTCTATGTCGGAAACCTTTGCTTACCAAACCGATGGTCATGGATGTTTACCAAGATTATCTTCTTGTCACTTACCGACCTTTCGATGTCCATATTTACCATGTGAAGTTATCTGGTGAACTAACGCCTTCGAGTTCTCCCGATTTGCAG CTTTCTACAGTACGAGAGCTATCAATCATGACTGCAAAGAGCCATCCTGCATCAATGCGTTTTATTCCTGATCAGCTCCCAAGAGAAGGCATTGCAGGAAATGGTGGTCTGTCAACTTCTTTGGATCTGTCAGTCCGAGAGCCTACCCG ATGCTTAATACAAAGGACAAATGGAGAGCTTTCACTTCTTGATTTGGATGAGGGGAGAGAAAGAGAACTTACAGACTCTGTAGAGTTGTTTTGGGTTACCTGTGGTCAGTCAGAGGAGAAAGCAAGCTTGATTGAGGAAGTCTCATGGTTAGACTATGGCCACCGTGGAATGCAG GTTTGGTATCCATCTCCTGGTGCTGATGTTTTTAAGCAAGAGGATTTTTTGCAG TTGGATCCGGAGCTGGATTTTGATCGTGAGGTTTATCCTCTTGGTTTGCTTCCAAACGCTGGAGTTGTAGTTGGCGTCTCCCAGAGAATGTCATTTTCCGCATGTACAGAGTTTCCATGTTTTGAGCCATCACCTCAAGCTCAGACTATTTTGCATTGCCTACTTCGACATCTTCTACAG AGGGATAAAAAGGAAGAAGCTCTAAGATTGGCACAATTATCAGCAGAGAAGCCACATTTTTCGCATTGTTTAGAGTGGCTCCTTTTTACTGTGTTTGAAGCCGACATTTCTGG GAGCAAGAATCAGAGTGTTATTCCCAATCATTCAACAAGTTCCTCACTTCTGGATAAGACATGTGATTTGATTAGAAATTTTCCGGAGTACTTTGACGTGGTCGTTAGTGTTGCAAGAAAGACTGATGGCCGGCATTGGGCAGATTTGTTTGCTGCTGCTGGGAGATCGACCGA GTTATTTGAGGAATGTTTCCAAAGGAGATGGTATCGAACTGCCGCTTGCTATATACTA GTAATTGCTAAGCTTGAAGGTCCAGCTGTAAGTCAGTATTGTGCATTGCGTTTGTTGCAG
- the LOC125852319 gene encoding uncharacterized protein LOC125852319 isoform X6, translated as MYMAYGWPQVIPMESGLCPSSQQIVYLKVINRLLLVVSPTHLELWSSSQHRVRLGKYKRSLDSIQKEGENLRAVWSPDTKLIAVLTSSFYLHILKVQFTDRKIQIGGKQPTGLFLASITSLLNEQVPFANRNLTMSNVVCDNKHMIVGLSDGSLYNISWKGEFCGALDAFDLDVQSRDDSGVPKLASSLENGLASGGSLSFSKCSHHLSKNSAVIHLEFSLPLRLLVVLFSDGQLVLCSVSKKGLKQMESIKAEKKLGSGDAVCAAVASDQQLLAVGTRRGVVELYDIAESASLLRSVSLYDWGYSVEDTGAVSCVAWTPDNSAFAVGWKLRGLTVWSVSGCRLMSTIRQIGLSSASSPVVKRNQECKYEPMMNGTSLMNWDEYGYRLYAVEEGSSERIIAFSFGKCCLNRGVSGTTYVRQVIYGEDRLLVVQTEDTDELKLLHLSLPVSYISQNWPVQHVAASKDGMYLAAAGLHGLILYDIRLKKWRVFGDVTQEQKIQCRGLLWLGKIVVVCNYDDSSDGYELLFYPRYHLDQSSLLCRKPLLTKPMVMDVYQDYLLVTYRPFDVHIYHVKLSGELTPSSSPDLQLSTVRELSIMTAKSHPASMRFIPDQLPREGIAGNGGLSTSLDLSVREPTRCLIQRTNGELSLLDLDEGRERELTDSVELFWVTCGQSEEKASLIEEVSWLDYGHRGMQVWYPSPGADVFKQEDFLQLDPELDFDREVYPLGLLPNAGVVVGVSQRMSFSACTEFPCFEPSPQAQTILHCLLRHLLQRDKKEEALRLAQLSAEKPHFSHCLEWLLFTVFEADISGSKNQSVIPNHSTSSSLLDKTCDLIRNFPEYFDVVVSVARKTDGRHWADLFAAAGRSTELFEECFQRRWYRTAACYILVIAKLEGPAVSQYCALRLLQAFQIL; from the exons atGTATATGGCATATGGATGGCCACAGGTCATTCCTATGGAATCAGGGCTATGCCCTTCTTCACAGCAAATTGTGTACCTCAAAGTCATTAATCGCTTATTGCTTGTCGTTTCTCCTACTCATCTTGAACTATGGTCCTCCTCACAG CATAGAGTGAGATTGGGCAAGTACAAGAGAAGCTTGGATTCAATTCAGAAGGAAGGCGAGAATTTGCGAGCTGTTTGGAGTCCTGATACCAAATTGATTGCAGTTCTT ACCTCTTCCTTCTACCTACACATTCTGAAGGTCCAATTTACCGATAGGAAAATACAAATTGGAGGCAAACAACCAACTGGTTTGTTTCTAGCAAGCATAACTTCGCTCTTGAATGAACAAGTGCCTTTTGCTAACAGGAACTTGACAAT GAGCAATGTAGTTTGTGACAACAAACATATGATAGTTGGGCTTTCTGATGGATCTCTGTATAATATATCCTGGAAGGGAGAG TTTTGTGGGGCCTTGGATgcctttgatcttgatgttcaGTCTCGTGATGACAGTGGGGTTCCTAAACTAGCAAGTTCTTTGGAAAATGGTCTTGCTTCTGGCGGGAGTTTATCCTTTTCTAAATGCAGTCATCATTTGTCGAAAAACTCTGCTGTGATCCATTTGGAGTTCTCCTTACCCTTAAGGTTGCTTGTTGTGCTATTTTCTGATGGACAACTGGTCTTATGTTCTGTGAGCAAAAAGGGTCTGAAGCAAATGGAGTCTATCAAAGCTGAAAAGAAACTGGGTTCTGGTGATGCTGTATGTGCTGCAGTTGCTTCAGATCAACAACTCCTTGCTGTTGGTACCAGAAGAGGTGTTGTTGAGTTGTATGACATTGCAGAATCTGCTTCGCTTCTGCGTTCTGTTTCTCTGTATGATTGGGG ATATTCAGTGGAGGACACTGGTGCTGTCAGTTGTGTTGCATGGACACCTGATAATTCAGCTTTTGCAGTTGGGTGGAAGTTAAGAGGGCTAACAGTTTGGTCTGTTTCTGGTTGTCGCTTGATGTCCACCATTCGTCAAATTGGCTTAAGTTCTGCATCTTCTCCAGTGGTCAAGCGAAATCAGGAATGTAAGTATGAACCTATGATGAACGGTACCTCATTGATGAACTGGGATGAATATGGATACAGGCTTTATGCTGTTGAGGAAGGATCTTCAGAGAGAATAATTGCATTCTCTTTTGGAAAGTGCTGTCTGAACAGAGGAGTCTCTGGGACTACTTATGTCCGACAAGTAATCTATGGTGAAGATCGGTTGCTTGTTGTGCAGACAGAAGATACTGATGAACTAAAACTCTTGCATCTTAGTCTACCA GTTTCCTACATCTCTCAGAATTGGCCAGTTCAACATGTGGCTGCTAGCAAGGATGGAATGTACTTAGCAGCTGCTGGCCTTCATGGACTGATCTTATATGACATAAGATTGAAAAAGTGGAGAGTTTTTGGAGATGTCACTCAGGAACAAAAGATCCAGTGCAGAGGCTTGTTATGGCTTGGGAAGATTGTTGTTGTCTGCAACTATGATGATTCTTCTGACGG GTATGAATTGCTTTTCTATCCCAGATATCACCTTGATCAGAGTTCACTTCTATGTCGGAAACCTTTGCTTACCAAACCGATGGTCATGGATGTTTACCAAGATTATCTTCTTGTCACTTACCGACCTTTCGATGTCCATATTTACCATGTGAAGTTATCTGGTGAACTAACGCCTTCGAGTTCTCCCGATTTGCAG CTTTCTACAGTACGAGAGCTATCAATCATGACTGCAAAGAGCCATCCTGCATCAATGCGTTTTATTCCTGATCAGCTCCCAAGAGAAGGCATTGCAGGAAATGGTGGTCTGTCAACTTCTTTGGATCTGTCAGTCCGAGAGCCTACCCG ATGCTTAATACAAAGGACAAATGGAGAGCTTTCACTTCTTGATTTGGATGAGGGGAGAGAAAGAGAACTTACAGACTCTGTAGAGTTGTTTTGGGTTACCTGTGGTCAGTCAGAGGAGAAAGCAAGCTTGATTGAGGAAGTCTCATGGTTAGACTATGGCCACCGTGGAATGCAG GTTTGGTATCCATCTCCTGGTGCTGATGTTTTTAAGCAAGAGGATTTTTTGCAG TTGGATCCGGAGCTGGATTTTGATCGTGAGGTTTATCCTCTTGGTTTGCTTCCAAACGCTGGAGTTGTAGTTGGCGTCTCCCAGAGAATGTCATTTTCCGCATGTACAGAGTTTCCATGTTTTGAGCCATCACCTCAAGCTCAGACTATTTTGCATTGCCTACTTCGACATCTTCTACAG AGGGATAAAAAGGAAGAAGCTCTAAGATTGGCACAATTATCAGCAGAGAAGCCACATTTTTCGCATTGTTTAGAGTGGCTCCTTTTTACTGTGTTTGAAGCCGACATTTCTGG GAGCAAGAATCAGAGTGTTATTCCCAATCATTCAACAAGTTCCTCACTTCTGGATAAGACATGTGATTTGATTAGAAATTTTCCGGAGTACTTTGACGTGGTCGTTAGTGTTGCAAGAAAGACTGATGGCCGGCATTGGGCAGATTTGTTTGCTGCTGCTGGGAGATCGACCGA GTTATTTGAGGAATGTTTCCAAAGGAGATGGTATCGAACTGCCGCTTGCTATATACTA